TCTGGTTCCTCCAGCAATGGATGCGCGGCAGTCTGCACGCGTTCGCGGGCCCGTATGGCTCGACGCTGCTCTACGCCGTCAAGAATCTGTCGCTCTACGCGTGGCCTGCGTGGCCGCTCGCGATCTGGGCGTGGTTCAGCTGGGCCGGGTTGCGACGTGCGCCGCACATTGCGATTCCGCTGTCGGTGATCACGCCGCTGCTGGTTCTCGTCGTGCTGCAAAGCCATGGGTCGAACCGTCTGTTCATCCTGCTGACGCCCGCGCTCGCGGTGATCGCCGCGTTCGCGCTGCCGACGCTCAAGCGCGGCGCGATCAACGCCATCGACTGGTTCGCGGTGCTCAGCTTCACCGTGCTCGGCTCGTTCGTCTGGCTGGTGTGGCTCGCGGGCATGACGGGCTTTCCGCATCAGCTGGCGCGCAACCTTGCGCGCCTCGCGCCGGGCTTCACGCCGCAGTTCAAGATCCTGTCGTTCGTCTGCGCGGTTGCCGTGACCGTCTGCTGGTTCGTGCTGGTGCAATGGCGCGTGGCGCGTCATCCGAAGGTACTGTGGCGCAGCGTCGTGCTGTCGAGCGCAGGCACGACGCTGATGTGGGTGCTACTGATGACGCTGTGGCTGCCCGTCGTCAACTACAGCCGAACCTACAAGGATGTCGCCCAGCAGATCGCCGCGCACCTGCCGTCCGACTACAACTGCATTTCGCCCGCGCGCCTGGGCGACGCGCAGATCGCCACGTTCGCCTACTTCGGCGACATGCATTTTTCGTTCGACGATGACTGCGACGTGCTCCTGCGCCAGGACACGCAGGACTTCGGCGAGCCGAGCGCGATGTCGAACTTCGTCTGGAAGCTCGTCTGGGAAGGCCGCCGCGTTGCCGACCGCGACGAACGCTTCCGCCTGTACGTGCGTATCGACCGGCCGCAGCCGCCCGTCAAGCGCCACCCGTGGCGTCCGAAGAAAGCCGGCTGACCATGTTCGCCGATGTGCGGAAAATCGCCGGGCTCGCGTGGCCCGTGCTGATCGGCCAACTGGCGATCATCGCGTTCGGCGTGATCGACACGGCAATGGTCGGCCGTTTTTCGGCAACCGATCTCGCCGCGCTCGGCCTCGGCTCGTCGATCTACATTTCCGTGTATATCGGTTTGACGGGCATTCTGACGGCGCTGCAGCCGATCGCTGGTCAGCTGTATGGCGCGGCGCGCTACGAGGAAATCGGCGAAGAAGTGCGCCAGGCGCTGTGGCTCGCGCTGGCGCTCGCGACCATCGGCTTTCTGATTCTCTACTTCCCTCACCCGCTGCTGCAGCTTGCGCGCGCACCGGAAGCGCTGCGCGAGCGCACCGTGTCCTATCTGCAGATACTCGCGTTCGGCTTGCCTGCGAGCCTCGCGTTCCGCGTCTATAGCTCGCTGACGAATGCCGTCGGCCAGCCGCGACTCGTGATGATCCTGCAGATCGGCGGGTTGCTGCTGAAGCTGCCGCTCAACGTACTGCTGATTTTCGGCAAGCTCGGCTTGCCGGCGCTCGGCGGTCCGGGCGCCGCGCTCGCGAGCATTCTGATCAACTGGACGCTTGCCATCGTCGGCATGACCGTGATGACGAAGCTCGACGTGTTCCGGCCGTTCGCGATCTTCCGGCATTTCTGCTGGCCCGTGTGGCGGCGTCAGGCAGCGCAGTTGAAGCTCGGCGTGCCGATGGGGCTGTCATATCTGATCGAGGTCACTTCGTACACGTTCATGGCGCTCTTTATCGCGCGCTTCGGCACGACCACGCTGGCGGGTCATCAGATTGCGGGCAACATCGGCGCGGTGCTGTACATGACGCCGCTGTCGATCGGCATCGCCACTTCGACGCTCGTCGCGCAGGCGCTCGGCGCGCATCGATACGAAGCGGCGCGCACGCTCGCGCGGCACGGCATCGCGATGGCGGTTGCGATCGCGTGCTGCTACGGCGTGATCGTGCTTGCGCTGCGGCCCGTCATCATCGCGGGCTACACGCCGAATGCGCATGTCGCGCAAGCCGCGATGCCGCTGGTGCTGATCGTTGTGTTCTATCACCTGTGCGACGCGTTGCAGATCACGTCGGCGTTCGTGCTGCGCGCGTATCGTGTGGCCGTCGTGCCAACCGTGATCTATGCAGTTGCGTTGTGGGGCGTCGGGCTGGGCGGTGGTTATACGCTTGGGTTCGATGTCGGCGGCTGGGTGCCCGAATCGTTCACGGGCGCGCGGGGGTTCTGGCTGGCGAATACGGCCAGCCTGCTGATCGCGGGCATCGGTCTCGCCATCTATCTGCGTACGATAAGCGCGCGGTCGGCGCGGATGGGCGCCGTGCAGCAGGCGGACAGCACGGCCTGATCTCATAAGCAGCCTGCGCTGACGTAACAGCGCTGACCCTCCGTGCCCGGTGAAACGCAGCACCGAACTGCTTAATCGCAATTCGACGATCTCCCCTTATAGACCGAGCTTTTGGAACGGCCTACAAAGGCCGCTTCGGAGAATGTCGGAAAAACAGACCGTTAGTTGCACTTTAACCCTTCTGCAAAACAGCCGCCAATCATCCCAACGACTCAGACGACAGCCTCCGCCGCTTCCTCCTCATCGCGCTGCTCGAACACTTCTCGCGCCGCGAACAGCGCATTCAACGCAGCCGGAAATCCCGCATACACGGCCATCTGCATGAACACCTCGACGATCTCGTCGCGCGTGCAACCCACGTTCAACGCCGCCTCGATATGCACCTTGAGTTGCGGCTGCGCGTTGCCAAGAGCGGCCAGCGCGGCGATCGTCGCGATTTCCCGCGCCCGCAGGTCGAGCTGCGGACGGCTATACACATCGCCGAACGGAAACTCGATCAACAGCCGCGCGAAATCCGGCGCAATCGGCGCGAGCGATGCGATCACCTTCTCCCCTGCCGTTCCATCGATTTCCTTCAGCTTGTCCCAGCCGCGTGCATAGCGATCGTCGTGTCCGTGATTCATGGCGAGTCCTTTACATATGAGTTGTCGATGTGTCCTGTCGATGCTTCACGTTCGGCCGTCTCGTAAAACACGATCTTGTCGCTGATCGCTTCGAGGCTGGTCTGCAACTCGGCGATGCGCGCGAGCACGGCGTCGCGATGTTCGATCAGCATCGCGCGCCGCGCGCCGTATGTTGAGTCGCCTTCGGCACGCAACGCGGCGAAAGCCTGCATGCCCGCAATCGGCATCCCGTCGCTTTCAGACGCATCACGAATTGCAGCCAGTCGAGATCGGCGGGCGCATACAGGCGATGCCCCGCGTCCGTGCGGCCAATGGACCGCAACAATCCCGCCTGCTCGTAGTAGCGCAGCGTATGCGTGGAGACGCCGCTCGTCGCGGCGACCTGACCGATGGTGAGAGCTTTCGACATGACGGAACTCAGGTTAGGACTTCGAGTGAACTCTAAGTCAAGTGCTATCTGACAATGCGTGACAATGCGCGGATTTCAGCGTGATCCTACCTGTGAAGCAGGTTGGGAACGTCATAAGCGTCAGTTAGAATCGGCTGCGAATCGAAAGAAAATGAAGAAAGAAAAATGAAACCGGGAGCGCAGCCAATGCCAAGCGGCACCATCAAACGTCAAGCGATATGGGCAGCCGCAGCGGCTGCGATGCTCGGTCTTCTCTTTAGCGTCGCATGGCGCGCCGATGCAGCGCGCATCACGCAGGTCACGCCACAAGGCAAGGTTGCACAGGTCCGCCAGGTGGTCGTCAAATTCGACGAATCGATGGTCGCGTTCGGTGCGCCTGATCTGCCCGCGCCCGCGCGCATCAAGTGCAACGACGCGTCGGCGAGCGCCGGCCAGCCGCGCTGGATCGACGACAAAACCTGGGCATGGGATTTCACCGCCGATCTGCCGCCCGGTGTCGCCTGCTCGGTCGATCTGAACGACGGGCTGAAATCGTCGGCGGGTCAGGCGTTGACGGGGCCACGTCACTACGCGTTCGCAACGGGCGGCCCGTTCGTGCAGAACGTGCAGCCCTACGGCGGCGAAATCGAGGAAGACCAGGCGTTCGTCGTGCGACTCAACGGTCCGGCGACGGATGCGTCGGTGCAACAGCACGTCTGGTGCGAATCGAGCGGCTTGGGCAACCGTATTCCTGTGAAAAACGTCGATGCCGCGACGCGCACCGAACTGCTGAAGCGCTTCCGTCTGCAAAAGGAAGCGGCGCGCGTGCTGACGCTGCAATGCCAGCAAACGCTGCCGTCCGGCGCGAAGGCGCAACTCGTCTACGGCAAGGGTGTAGCGAGTCCGAGCGGCATTGCGAACGACGTCGAGCGCCGCTTCGACTTCAATGTGCGCGAGCCGTTCGCCGCGAGCTTCAGCTGCGAGCGCGAGAACGCGAAGGCGCCCTGCACGCCGTTGCGGCCGTTGCGCGTCCAGTTCAACGCGCCCATCCTGCGCACCGAGGCGGAAAAAATCCGCATCAAGGG
The DNA window shown above is from Paraburkholderia sp. PGU19 and carries:
- a CDS encoding glycosyltransferase family 39 protein translates to MRSVVRLTASATSALPRWLLLTICVVYASFGLFGRDPWKNEDAAGFGVMWTMANGSLHDWLLPNLVGKYMTSDAPLGYWLGASAIRVLDPLVDASNASRVFTGLLFCAACAFVWYAAYLLGRRPEVQPFKYAFGGEPEPRDYGRTLGDGALLILLATFGLAERGHETTPQIAQFVCIAMLVYGLVRMVDKPVQGALIWGGAIGLVALTSSPVLVGALLIGTFAMMVIVHETHWRTLMLAGLPVALALSVAWPLAAIALFPDDAVWFLQQWMRGSLHAFAGPYGSTLLYAVKNLSLYAWPAWPLAIWAWFSWAGLRRAPHIAIPLSVITPLLVLVVLQSHGSNRLFILLTPALAVIAAFALPTLKRGAINAIDWFAVLSFTVLGSFVWLVWLAGMTGFPHQLARNLARLAPGFTPQFKILSFVCAVAVTVCWFVLVQWRVARHPKVLWRSVVLSSAGTTLMWVLLMTLWLPVVNYSRTYKDVAQQIAAHLPSDYNCISPARLGDAQIATFAYFGDMHFSFDDDCDVLLRQDTQDFGEPSAMSNFVWKLVWEGRRVADRDERFRLYVRIDRPQPPVKRHPWRPKKAG
- a CDS encoding carboxymuconolactone decarboxylase family protein, whose product is MNHGHDDRYARGWDKLKEIDGTAGEKVIASLAPIAPDFARLLIEFPFGDVYSRPQLDLRAREIATIAALAALGNAQPQLKVHIEAALNVGCTRDEIVEVFMQMAVYAGFPAALNALFAAREVFEQRDEEEAAEAVV
- a CDS encoding MATE family efflux transporter yields the protein MFADVRKIAGLAWPVLIGQLAIIAFGVIDTAMVGRFSATDLAALGLGSSIYISVYIGLTGILTALQPIAGQLYGAARYEEIGEEVRQALWLALALATIGFLILYFPHPLLQLARAPEALRERTVSYLQILAFGLPASLAFRVYSSLTNAVGQPRLVMILQIGGLLLKLPLNVLLIFGKLGLPALGGPGAALASILINWTLAIVGMTVMTKLDVFRPFAIFRHFCWPVWRRQAAQLKLGVPMGLSYLIEVTSYTFMALFIARFGTTTLAGHQIAGNIGAVLYMTPLSIGIATSTLVAQALGAHRYEAARTLARHGIAMAVAIACCYGVIVLALRPVIIAGYTPNAHVAQAAMPLVLIVVFYHLCDALQITSAFVLRAYRVAVVPTVIYAVALWGVGLGGGYTLGFDVGGWVPESFTGARGFWLANTASLLIAGIGLAIYLRTISARSARMGAVQQADSTA